One segment of Rhodopirellula baltica SH 1 DNA contains the following:
- a CDS encoding amidohydrolase family protein codes for MLIDSHHHLWAYDPAEYGWISDDMSVLRQDFLAAQLREIASESGVDGFVSVQARQSMQETDDLLKIASEEPLIRGVVGWIGLADPDMESQLESVSGRDKLVGMRHVVQDEPDDRFLDGEAFNHGVSLLGQHNLVYDILIFAKQLPAAIDFADRHASLPMVVDHIAKPTISGGTMDPQWEPHFRELARREHLTCKFSGVATEVRDADWDIETIRPYWDVALEAFGPKRLMFGSDWPVCLLRTGHKQWLDTVRQLASELSEDEQAAFFTDNAIKAYGLDA; via the coding sequence ATGTTGATCGATTCGCACCACCACCTTTGGGCCTATGATCCGGCAGAATACGGCTGGATCAGCGACGACATGAGCGTCCTACGCCAGGACTTCCTCGCCGCTCAACTTCGCGAAATTGCCAGCGAGAGCGGAGTCGATGGCTTCGTCAGCGTTCAAGCTCGCCAGTCGATGCAGGAAACCGACGACCTGCTAAAAATCGCGAGCGAAGAACCCCTGATTCGCGGCGTGGTCGGCTGGATCGGACTGGCGGATCCCGACATGGAATCTCAGTTGGAATCCGTCTCGGGACGCGACAAACTGGTCGGCATGCGACATGTTGTCCAAGACGAACCAGATGACCGCTTTCTCGATGGCGAAGCGTTCAACCACGGCGTCTCGCTGCTGGGCCAACACAACTTGGTCTATGACATTCTGATCTTCGCCAAACAACTTCCCGCTGCGATCGATTTCGCTGACCGCCACGCAAGTTTGCCGATGGTCGTCGATCACATTGCCAAGCCAACGATCTCGGGCGGCACGATGGATCCCCAGTGGGAACCGCACTTCAGAGAACTCGCTCGCCGCGAACACCTGACCTGCAAATTTTCCGGCGTCGCCACTGAAGTTCGCGACGCGGACTGGGACATCGAAACCATCCGCCCGTACTGGGACGTGGCCCTGGAAGCGTTTGGCCCGAAGCGTCTGATGTTTGGCAGTGACTGGCCCGTGTGCTTGCTCAGAACCGGCCACAAACAATGGCTGGACACCGTTCGCCAACTCGCCTCGGAATTGAGCGAAGACGAACAAGCCGCCTTCTTCACCGACAACGCGATCAAGGCGTATGGATTGGACGCATAA
- a CDS encoding DUF4254 domain-containing protein, whose translation MGGPVEDSGRTPKVTGSVQDWTQLQIDCVRRWHDEPMANPYSGWLRWVCQQHAFNFELWHEEDVARNPSVTDARIAEVKRSIDRLNQQRNDWIEKLDDAITESIQQSSVVVAEDAPINTETPGSAIDRLSIMSLRLFHYAEQLQRQDVDAEHRSKVEARWLLCQVQHADLSASLQTLIDDIFAGRKRHKTYRQMKMYNDPSLNPEMSDS comes from the coding sequence GTGGGCGGCCCCGTTGAAGATTCAGGCCGCACTCCAAAGGTCACCGGTTCGGTCCAAGACTGGACGCAATTGCAAATCGATTGCGTCCGCCGGTGGCACGATGAGCCCATGGCCAACCCGTACTCGGGTTGGCTGAGATGGGTGTGCCAACAACATGCTTTCAATTTTGAGTTGTGGCACGAAGAAGACGTCGCACGCAATCCAAGCGTGACCGACGCTCGCATCGCTGAAGTCAAACGTTCCATCGATCGGCTGAATCAACAGCGAAACGATTGGATCGAAAAGCTGGACGATGCGATCACGGAATCCATCCAGCAATCGAGCGTGGTGGTTGCTGAAGACGCTCCGATCAACACCGAGACGCCCGGCAGTGCGATCGATCGGTTGTCGATCATGTCACTGCGCCTGTTCCACTATGCCGAGCAGTTGCAGCGGCAGGATGTGGATGCCGAACACCGATCCAAGGTGGAGGCAAGGTGGTTGCTCTGCCAAGTCCAGCATGCGGATCTGTCAGCGTCGCTGCAAACCTTGATCGATGACATTTTCGCTGGCCGCAAACGTCACAAGACGTACCGGCAAATGAAGATGTACAACGACCCCAGCCTCAACCCTGAAATGTCGGACTCGTAG
- a CDS encoding serine/threonine-protein kinase has translation MASSPDPSHTGSSDEARTHDQYLADVLAELTDKVCQGQVVDFHAICEQHPTLANDLKQLWGAVLVTDTAGTAYDEAPMVPDVPDIAEDSSSRWRSLRLPTTIGDFDLLEEVGRGGMGVVFRARQRSLDREVAIKMILRGRLASDADLQRFMAEAAATASLDHPSIVPVYEVGDIEGRPFFSMQFIEGQTLSQRVACGPMAPREAARMVAQIARAVAVAHQAGILHRDIKPGNILIAKDGRPMITDFGLAKQVGAKMDLTRTGMLVGTPAYMSPEQAGGRRGDIGPASDVYSLGCVLYFALTGRAPFVAESPMELVMLVTEQDPTPPRALRPSLDRDLEMITIRCLQKPADLRYPTAEALANDIEAYLADERVSARSGRFNQVLARVFRETHHAAVLEKWGLLWMWHSLVLLVASLMTWQMALAGINERWIYVFVWVIGLSAWAAVFWKLRQRMGPVTFIERQVAHVWGASLIATALLFPLEWWIGLEPLRLAPMLGVITAMVFLIKAGMLSGAFYIQTVLLLATSVAMAVFPSAAHLIFGIVAAGCFFMPGYKYERQRSLLEQR, from the coding sequence ATGGCCTCTTCACCAGACCCGTCGCACACCGGCTCATCCGATGAAGCTCGGACGCACGATCAATACCTTGCGGATGTGCTGGCGGAACTGACGGACAAAGTTTGCCAGGGCCAAGTCGTCGACTTCCACGCCATTTGTGAGCAGCATCCGACGCTTGCAAATGACTTGAAACAATTGTGGGGAGCCGTGTTGGTCACCGACACCGCTGGCACCGCCTACGATGAAGCCCCCATGGTTCCGGATGTCCCCGATATTGCCGAAGACTCATCGAGTCGTTGGCGTAGCCTTCGGTTGCCGACAACCATCGGCGACTTTGATTTGCTGGAAGAAGTCGGTCGTGGCGGCATGGGCGTGGTTTTTCGTGCCCGCCAAAGATCGCTGGACCGTGAAGTCGCAATCAAGATGATCCTTCGCGGTCGCTTGGCGAGCGACGCGGATCTGCAACGCTTCATGGCCGAAGCCGCGGCAACCGCATCCTTGGATCACCCCAGCATTGTGCCGGTTTACGAAGTCGGTGACATCGAAGGCCGGCCATTCTTCAGCATGCAATTCATCGAAGGACAAACCCTGTCCCAAAGAGTCGCCTGCGGTCCCATGGCACCACGTGAGGCGGCACGCATGGTCGCCCAAATCGCTCGCGCCGTCGCGGTGGCTCATCAAGCCGGTATCCTGCACCGTGACATCAAACCGGGCAACATCCTGATCGCCAAAGACGGGCGACCGATGATCACGGATTTTGGGTTGGCCAAACAAGTCGGTGCCAAGATGGACCTGACCCGAACCGGCATGTTGGTCGGCACCCCCGCATACATGTCGCCCGAACAAGCCGGCGGCCGTCGCGGTGACATCGGTCCCGCCAGTGATGTGTATTCCCTTGGTTGCGTGCTCTACTTCGCTTTGACCGGACGAGCTCCCTTCGTCGCGGAATCACCGATGGAACTGGTGATGCTGGTCACGGAACAAGACCCCACGCCTCCGCGAGCCTTGCGCCCAAGTTTGGATCGTGATCTCGAGATGATCACGATTCGTTGCCTGCAAAAACCAGCCGACCTGCGATACCCAACCGCGGAAGCCCTCGCTAACGACATCGAAGCCTACCTCGCCGATGAACGTGTCTCCGCTCGCAGCGGTCGCTTCAACCAAGTCCTCGCAAGAGTCTTTCGCGAAACCCATCACGCGGCCGTGCTTGAAAAGTGGGGGCTGCTTTGGATGTGGCATTCGTTGGTGCTGTTGGTTGCCAGTCTGATGACTTGGCAAATGGCACTTGCTGGAATCAATGAACGTTGGATCTATGTTTTCGTTTGGGTGATCGGACTGAGTGCCTGGGCCGCCGTTTTTTGGAAACTGCGTCAACGCATGGGACCAGTCACGTTCATTGAACGACAAGTCGCTCACGTCTGGGGCGCCAGCCTGATTGCGACGGCCTTGCTGTTTCCCTTGGAATGGTGGATCGGACTGGAACCACTGCGATTGGCACCAATGTTGGGTGTGATCACTGCCATGGTCTTCCTGATCAAAGCCGGCATGCTGAGTGGAGCGTTTTACATTCAAACAGTGCTCTTGCTCGCAACCTCGGTGGCGATGGCGGTGTTCCCATCTGCCGCTCATTTGATCTTTGGCATCGTTGCAGCGGGGTGCTTCTTCATGCCCGGTTACAAATACGAACGTCAACGATCGTTGCTCGAACAACGCTGA
- the metH gene encoding methionine synthase: MLQATSTDQLLAELIRERILMLDGAMGTMIQRLELDEAAVRSDRFADHHKDLKNFSDILCLTHPEKITEIHSKYYEAGSDIVETNSFGASPIGMVEFDLPLELVNEINVAAVACARKAADQWTEKTPDKPRFVAGSIGPTTMQLAISTDVEDAAFRATTFDKLADSYYAQVKSLCEAGVDILLPETAIDTLNLKSCLFAIQRYFDEGGRRVPVMVSGTFDKGGRTFVSGQSVEAFVTALSHFPVLSVGMNCALGPDIMRPHVEEMSKATGLPISCHPNAGLPNEMGAFDLDPKPMAEIVGEYADNGWINILGGCCGTTPDHIRVMTERVQGCKPKQEDKSGPVWTRLSGQLPMVMRPEIPFTMVGERTNVTGSRKFARLIRNEEYDEAVEVAREQVENGATIIDVNFDDALLDGVEAMTRFLRLIAGDSVVAAVPVMIDSSRWEVIEAGLQNVQGKAIVNSISLKDGEEEFLRRARLVRQYGAATVVMAFDEEGQAADEDNKVRICKRAYDLLVNEVHFPPEDIIFDPNILTVATGMEEHNNYAVDFVNAVERIKKECPGAKTSGGVSNISFSFRGNDPVREAIHSAFLYRAVKAGLDMGIVNAGQLEVYEEIPKDLLEHVEDVLWNRRDDATDRMLEFAETVKGSGKKKSGEDLTWRENSIEERMKHALIKGIDKYIVEDTEEARQHYDKCLHIIEGPLMAGMSVVGDLFGQGKMFLPQVVKSARVMKKAVAYLEPFMEQEKIESGTQDHKARGKFLIATVKGDVHDIGKNIVGVVLQCNNYEVIDLGVMVSSEKILEEAVKQDADMIGLSGLITPSLDEMVHVAREMKRIGMKKPLLVGGATTSAKHTAVRIAPAYDGPVLHVLDASRSVGVVEKLLSDESRDAFLEANVSEQEKLVSSFRERKQTLVSYEQALEKRFQTDWETVRIDQPEFIGTKVLEDFPLATLREYIDWSPYFMTWELKGKYPKIFQDETVGPIAKEVFEKANKMLDRVIDEKLIRAKGVYGFWPAASDGDDIIVYTDESRTEERTRFHCLRQQWERRGQKDFRSLADYIAPVDSGRKDYLGGFAVTAGLGAEELSMRFKKELDDESSIIASAVADRCAEAFAEYLHQQVRQQWQYGKEENLSNEDMIAEKYRGIRPAAGYPACPDHTEKRTLFDLLEAEKNTGINLTESYAMSPGASVSGLYFSHPDAKYFTVDRMTKDQIESYAARKGWPISEVERWLSPNLAYDPS; this comes from the coding sequence ATGTTGCAAGCCACGTCGACTGATCAGCTTCTCGCCGAACTCATCCGCGAACGCATTTTGATGCTCGATGGTGCGATGGGGACGATGATCCAGCGATTGGAATTGGATGAAGCGGCGGTGCGTAGCGACCGGTTCGCGGACCATCACAAAGACCTGAAGAACTTCTCGGACATCCTTTGTCTGACGCACCCTGAGAAGATCACCGAGATCCACTCCAAGTACTACGAAGCGGGCAGCGACATCGTCGAAACGAACTCGTTTGGTGCTTCGCCGATCGGGATGGTCGAGTTCGATCTTCCGCTGGAGCTGGTCAACGAGATCAACGTCGCCGCGGTCGCGTGTGCTCGCAAAGCCGCGGATCAATGGACCGAGAAGACACCCGACAAGCCTCGGTTTGTCGCCGGTTCGATAGGTCCGACGACGATGCAGCTCGCCATCAGCACCGATGTCGAGGACGCGGCCTTCCGAGCGACCACGTTCGACAAATTGGCCGACAGTTACTACGCCCAAGTGAAGTCGCTGTGCGAAGCCGGCGTGGACATCTTGCTGCCCGAAACCGCCATCGACACGCTGAACCTGAAGTCATGCCTGTTTGCGATTCAGCGTTACTTTGACGAAGGTGGTCGGCGGGTTCCCGTGATGGTGTCGGGGACCTTCGACAAGGGCGGGCGAACGTTTGTCAGCGGTCAAAGCGTGGAAGCCTTCGTCACCGCGCTTTCGCACTTCCCCGTGTTGTCGGTTGGGATGAACTGCGCACTCGGGCCAGACATCATGCGTCCGCACGTCGAAGAAATGTCCAAGGCGACCGGGTTGCCAATCAGTTGCCACCCCAACGCCGGGTTGCCCAACGAGATGGGCGCGTTTGACTTGGACCCCAAGCCAATGGCCGAGATCGTTGGTGAGTACGCGGATAACGGCTGGATCAACATTCTAGGCGGATGTTGCGGTACCACTCCCGATCACATCCGGGTGATGACCGAACGGGTCCAAGGTTGCAAACCCAAGCAAGAAGACAAGAGCGGTCCGGTTTGGACTCGTTTGTCAGGTCAATTGCCGATGGTGATGCGTCCTGAGATTCCCTTCACGATGGTCGGTGAACGCACCAACGTGACGGGCAGTCGCAAGTTCGCTCGTTTGATTCGCAACGAAGAGTACGACGAAGCCGTTGAGGTTGCTCGCGAGCAAGTTGAGAACGGTGCGACGATCATCGACGTGAACTTCGATGATGCGTTGCTCGATGGCGTCGAAGCCATGACGCGATTCCTGCGTTTGATTGCGGGTGACTCCGTCGTGGCCGCCGTTCCGGTGATGATCGACAGCAGTCGCTGGGAAGTCATTGAGGCTGGTCTGCAAAACGTGCAGGGCAAAGCGATCGTCAACTCGATCTCTCTGAAGGACGGCGAGGAAGAGTTCCTGCGTCGTGCAAGGTTGGTGCGCCAATATGGTGCGGCAACCGTCGTGATGGCATTTGACGAAGAAGGCCAAGCAGCCGACGAAGACAACAAGGTCCGAATCTGCAAACGGGCGTATGACTTGTTGGTCAATGAAGTTCATTTCCCACCCGAAGACATCATTTTTGACCCCAACATCCTGACCGTTGCGACGGGGATGGAGGAGCACAACAACTACGCGGTTGATTTCGTCAACGCGGTTGAGCGGATTAAGAAAGAATGTCCCGGTGCGAAGACCAGCGGCGGTGTCAGCAACATCAGCTTCAGTTTCCGTGGCAACGATCCAGTTCGCGAAGCCATCCACAGTGCGTTTCTTTACCGAGCGGTGAAAGCTGGTTTGGACATGGGGATCGTCAACGCGGGGCAGTTGGAAGTTTACGAAGAGATCCCGAAGGACTTGCTTGAGCATGTCGAGGATGTGCTTTGGAATCGTCGTGATGACGCGACCGATCGGATGTTGGAATTCGCAGAGACGGTCAAAGGCAGCGGCAAGAAAAAGTCCGGCGAAGACCTGACTTGGCGAGAGAACTCGATCGAAGAACGGATGAAGCATGCTCTGATCAAGGGCATCGACAAGTACATCGTCGAGGATACAGAAGAGGCTCGCCAGCACTACGACAAATGCTTGCATATCATCGAAGGTCCATTGATGGCTGGCATGAGCGTGGTCGGCGATTTGTTCGGCCAAGGCAAGATGTTCTTGCCTCAGGTCGTGAAGTCCGCACGCGTGATGAAGAAAGCGGTCGCTTATCTTGAACCGTTCATGGAACAGGAAAAAATTGAGTCCGGAACGCAAGATCACAAGGCCCGCGGCAAGTTCCTGATCGCGACGGTCAAAGGCGACGTGCATGACATCGGCAAAAACATCGTCGGTGTGGTGCTGCAGTGCAATAACTACGAGGTGATTGACTTGGGCGTGATGGTTTCCAGTGAGAAAATCCTGGAGGAAGCCGTCAAGCAAGACGCCGACATGATCGGTCTGTCAGGGCTGATCACACCCAGCCTCGATGAAATGGTTCACGTCGCTCGTGAGATGAAACGTATTGGGATGAAGAAGCCGTTGTTGGTCGGTGGTGCAACAACCAGTGCCAAGCACACGGCGGTTCGGATCGCACCGGCTTACGATGGTCCGGTACTGCACGTTTTGGATGCCAGTCGCAGCGTGGGTGTCGTAGAGAAGTTGCTCAGCGATGAGTCTCGCGATGCATTCTTGGAAGCCAATGTCAGCGAACAAGAGAAGCTGGTCAGCAGTTTTCGCGAACGCAAACAGACTTTGGTTTCTTATGAACAAGCTCTCGAGAAACGGTTCCAAACGGATTGGGAAACGGTTCGCATCGACCAACCGGAGTTCATTGGAACGAAGGTTCTTGAGGACTTCCCGCTGGCAACGCTTCGCGAATACATCGATTGGTCGCCGTATTTCATGACTTGGGAACTGAAGGGCAAGTACCCGAAGATCTTCCAAGACGAAACCGTCGGTCCGATCGCGAAAGAAGTGTTCGAGAAAGCGAACAAGATGCTTGACCGAGTCATCGATGAAAAGCTGATCCGAGCCAAAGGCGTGTATGGTTTCTGGCCAGCGGCATCGGACGGCGATGACATCATCGTTTACACCGACGAGTCTCGCACCGAAGAACGCACGCGATTCCATTGCTTGCGTCAGCAGTGGGAGCGTCGCGGGCAAAAGGATTTTCGCTCGCTGGCCGACTACATCGCCCCAGTCGATAGTGGTCGCAAGGACTACCTCGGTGGCTTTGCCGTGACCGCTGGATTGGGTGCGGAAGAATTGTCGATGCGATTCAAAAAGGAGCTGGATGACGAGAGTTCGATCATTGCTTCGGCGGTGGCCGATCGTTGTGCGGAAGCCTTCGCGGAATACTTGCATCAACAAGTCCGCCAGCAATGGCAATACGGCAAGGAAGAGAACCTGTCCAACGAGGACATGATCGCGGAGAAGTACCGCGGCATTCGGCCGGCGGCTGGCTATCCTGCGTGTCCCGATCACACGGAGAAGCGAACGCTGTTTGACTTGTTGGAAGCCGAGAAGAACACCGGGATCAACCTGACCGAGAGCTATGCGATGTCGCCAGGAGCCAGTGTCAGCGGTTTGTACTTCTCACACCCCGATGCCAAATACTTCACCGTCGACCGAATGACGAAGGATCAAATCGAATCGTATGCGGCTCGCAAGGGCTGGCCAATTTCGGAAGTTGAGCGTTGGTTGTCACCCAACTTGGCGTATGACCCATCCTGA
- the ilvC gene encoding ketol-acid reductoisomerase: MAATIYYENDADLSHLKGKKVAILGYGSQGHAQAQNLRDSGCEVIIGQRPGSANYDLAVSHGFEPMSIAEATKAADVINVLLPDEVQADIYRDSIRDNLSEGNVLMCSHGFNIHFGQIDPPKGIDTLLVAPKGPGHLVRSEYEKGGGVPALIALGEGASETTKQIGLAYAKGIGGTRGGVIETTFAEETETDLFGEQVVLCGGVSELVKAGFDTLVEAGYQPEMAYFECMHELKLIVDLLYEGGLSYMRYSISNTAEYGDYVTGPRIITDETKAEMKKVLEEIQQGEFARKWISENRAGAPFFKATRRRERLHGVEQIGLGLRRMMNWIDEKEV, encoded by the coding sequence ATGGCAGCCACCATTTACTACGAAAACGATGCCGACCTATCTCACCTGAAAGGCAAGAAGGTCGCGATCTTGGGTTACGGTTCGCAAGGACACGCCCAAGCTCAAAACCTGCGTGACAGCGGTTGCGAGGTCATCATCGGCCAGCGTCCCGGCAGTGCGAACTACGACTTGGCCGTCTCGCATGGGTTCGAGCCCATGTCGATCGCAGAAGCCACCAAGGCAGCCGACGTCATCAACGTGTTGCTTCCCGATGAAGTTCAAGCGGACATCTATCGCGATTCGATTCGTGACAACCTGTCCGAAGGCAACGTGTTGATGTGCTCGCACGGTTTCAACATTCACTTTGGTCAAATCGATCCTCCCAAGGGCATCGACACTCTGCTCGTCGCCCCCAAGGGCCCCGGCCACTTGGTCCGCAGCGAGTACGAAAAGGGTGGCGGCGTTCCCGCATTGATCGCACTGGGTGAAGGTGCATCGGAAACCACCAAGCAAATTGGTTTGGCATACGCCAAGGGCATCGGCGGAACTCGCGGTGGTGTCATCGAAACCACCTTCGCCGAAGAAACCGAAACCGACTTGTTCGGCGAACAAGTTGTCTTGTGCGGCGGTGTCAGCGAATTGGTCAAAGCTGGTTTTGACACTCTGGTCGAAGCTGGTTACCAGCCTGAAATGGCTTACTTCGAGTGTATGCACGAGCTGAAGTTGATCGTCGATTTGTTGTACGAAGGTGGTTTGAGCTACATGCGATACAGCATCAGCAACACCGCTGAATACGGCGATTACGTCACTGGCCCACGTATCATCACCGATGAAACCAAAGCCGAAATGAAGAAGGTTCTCGAAGAGATCCAACAAGGCGAATTCGCTCGCAAGTGGATCAGCGAAAACCGTGCGGGTGCTCCTTTCTTCAAGGCAACCCGTCGTCGCGAACGTCTGCACGGTGTCGAGCAAATCGGTCTCGGCCTTCGCCGCATGATGAACTGGATCGACGAAAAAGAAGTTTGA
- a CDS encoding sigma-70 family RNA polymerase sigma factor: MTKSLWPSGDNTEVLIQAARQGDTEAVNQLLDRHRGPIRRLVEVRLDRKVQRRVDVSDVVQEVLVEASGRLQKYLDDPVMAFHLWLRQIAWDHIIDTYRRHRVSAKRNMDREQPIAGGGRVDESSVDLAIQLCDPAMTPAAVATQREIATQVEAAIQKLDEGDREVILMRHYEHLSNLEIAEVLNLNPPAASMRYLRAVRRLKAVLEEDKENFGVDNDSQG; this comes from the coding sequence ATGACCAAATCCTTATGGCCATCGGGCGACAACACTGAAGTGCTGATCCAAGCAGCACGCCAGGGCGACACCGAAGCCGTCAACCAACTGCTAGACCGACACCGCGGCCCAATCCGTCGACTGGTGGAGGTCCGTTTGGATCGAAAAGTCCAGCGACGCGTGGACGTCAGCGATGTCGTTCAAGAAGTCTTGGTCGAAGCCAGCGGGCGTCTTCAAAAGTACCTCGACGATCCCGTGATGGCTTTCCATTTGTGGCTCCGGCAAATCGCCTGGGATCACATCATTGACACCTACCGTCGCCACCGTGTCAGCGCCAAACGCAACATGGACCGCGAGCAACCGATTGCCGGCGGCGGACGCGTGGATGAATCGTCCGTCGATCTCGCGATTCAGTTGTGTGACCCAGCGATGACTCCCGCTGCGGTCGCGACCCAGCGTGAAATTGCCACGCAGGTCGAAGCGGCCATTCAGAAGCTCGACGAAGGTGATCGCGAAGTCATCCTGATGCGGCATTACGAACACCTTTCGAACCTCGAAATCGCCGAAGTTCTCAACCTGAATCCCCCCGCCGCCAGCATGCGTTACTTGCGTGCGGTTCGCCGGTTGAAAGCGGTGCTGGAAGAAGACAAGGAAAACTTCGGCGTCGACAACGACTCGCAGGGTTGA
- a CDS encoding ArnT family glycosyltransferase codes for MTHPDRRWLWLVSGIILAFLVRGSIVLAKLDSLDADPDAYRVIAETLAQTGTFGLMGNSEVATPTAFRPPLYPWLLSFFVDADGSLASGWVAMLHVCLGVLTIVLTWDVARRWWSERVAWIAAALVTIDPMLLWQSTLVMTETIATALTVMVWWWWVARMNPNPAVVTLDDGDLINSCDRSPSRPIIDAVVFGGLLSLTVLCRPTFLVWAAMLIPALFFIGPSCRTRRLARVGVVGLILVATVGLWTLRNVSQLGHPIWATTHGGYTLLLANNDSFYDSLDKSSIEWKPWERTPWDPTEFFAEYEARERGFDEVSDDRVAYEMAKSTISNRPAMFAWSCIARATSLWHPFPARTPDRSMMVVLVIGLYQTGLLWMAVLGIAKHWRLWWHPNAWPAFALVITLTAVHSVYWSNPRMRSPVIPMLAVAVACGMVPRQADQTKPT; via the coding sequence ATGACCCATCCTGATCGTCGGTGGCTGTGGTTGGTCAGTGGGATCATCCTCGCATTTTTAGTGCGAGGTTCGATCGTGCTGGCCAAACTGGATTCGTTGGATGCGGATCCGGATGCCTATCGAGTGATCGCGGAAACGCTGGCCCAAACCGGTACATTCGGTTTGATGGGCAATAGTGAGGTGGCAACCCCGACCGCGTTTCGACCGCCGTTGTACCCGTGGTTGCTATCGTTCTTCGTCGATGCGGATGGCAGTTTGGCGTCCGGTTGGGTGGCCATGTTGCATGTGTGTTTGGGTGTTCTGACGATCGTTTTGACCTGGGATGTCGCTCGCAGGTGGTGGTCCGAGCGAGTTGCTTGGATCGCAGCGGCACTGGTGACGATTGATCCGATGCTGCTGTGGCAATCGACTCTGGTGATGACGGAGACCATCGCTACGGCACTGACCGTGATGGTTTGGTGGTGGTGGGTGGCGAGGATGAACCCCAATCCCGCTGTTGTCACATTGGACGACGGTGACCTGATCAATTCATGTGACCGATCACCTTCGCGACCGATCATTGATGCCGTTGTCTTTGGCGGATTGTTGTCGCTCACCGTGTTATGCCGGCCGACGTTCTTGGTTTGGGCGGCGATGTTGATTCCGGCGTTGTTTTTCATCGGTCCGAGTTGTCGGACAAGGCGATTGGCCCGTGTCGGCGTCGTGGGTTTGATTCTCGTTGCAACCGTTGGACTGTGGACGTTGAGGAATGTGTCGCAGCTTGGTCACCCGATTTGGGCGACCACTCACGGTGGCTACACATTGCTGCTGGCCAACAACGATTCGTTTTATGACTCGTTGGACAAGTCATCGATTGAATGGAAACCTTGGGAACGCACGCCGTGGGATCCGACTGAGTTCTTCGCTGAGTACGAAGCTCGCGAAAGGGGGTTCGACGAAGTCTCGGATGATCGAGTGGCCTACGAGATGGCCAAGTCCACCATCTCGAATCGGCCGGCGATGTTTGCTTGGTCGTGCATCGCTCGGGCGACGAGTCTTTGGCATCCGTTTCCTGCCCGCACGCCCGATCGATCGATGATGGTCGTGCTGGTGATCGGGCTGTATCAGACGGGACTGTTGTGGATGGCTGTGTTGGGAATTGCCAAGCACTGGCGTTTGTGGTGGCATCCCAACGCTTGGCCTGCGTTCGCGTTGGTGATCACGCTGACCGCAGTGCACAGTGTGTACTGGAGCAACCCACGGATGCGTTCACCGGTCATTCCCATGTTGGCCGTGGCAGTCGCGTGTGGCATGGTGCCAAGACAAGCGGATCAAACCAAACCGACGTAG
- the ilvN gene encoding acetolactate synthase small subunit — protein MASPNQRHLLSALVQNVPGVLAHISGMLASRGYNIDSLAVGETEDPTLSRMTFVVVGDDQVLDQVRKQLEKIVTVVRVLDISSNDYVERDLLLVKVTAPAGGVRSEIRELVDIFRGQIVDVGEGEVMIEISGRANKVQAFIERIDRYGIVELVRTGRIAMVRSGSQVTSSEPAAETVQA, from the coding sequence ATGGCCAGTCCCAACCAACGTCATTTGCTCTCGGCGCTCGTTCAAAACGTGCCCGGAGTGCTTGCACACATTTCCGGAATGCTCGCTTCCCGCGGTTACAACATTGATTCGTTGGCTGTCGGTGAAACGGAAGATCCAACGCTTTCGCGAATGACGTTTGTCGTTGTCGGCGACGACCAAGTCCTCGACCAAGTCCGCAAACAACTCGAGAAAATCGTCACGGTCGTGCGTGTGCTGGATATCAGCTCCAACGATTACGTCGAACGCGATCTCCTGCTGGTCAAAGTCACCGCTCCCGCTGGTGGCGTCCGCAGCGAAATTCGCGAATTGGTCGATATCTTCCGCGGTCAAATCGTCGATGTCGGCGAAGGGGAAGTGATGATCGAAATCAGCGGCCGAGCCAACAAGGTCCAGGCTTTCATCGAACGAATCGATCGCTATGGCATCGTCGAATTGGTCCGCACGGGCCGAATCGCGATGGTTCGCAGTGGTTCGCAAGTCACCTCGAGTGAGCCCGCTGCAGAAACCGTCCAAGCCTAA